The nucleotide sequence TTATCGAAGATTTGTTCCGGCGGATGGTTATTGTTGATGATAAGCCGTGACGAAAGCCATGGCGGGAAGGGGACACGTGGTGCGATGATAGTGTGGGTGATAGTGGATTTGGTGACACCACTGTGAATACAAGAGCCATAGATGGGAATACACATTAATGTTTCAAGTCAGAtaatgttttggatatttttctatttatatagttttaattattaaagttttttttttttgggaccaaagttatttaaatatttaaatatttagattaattgaataaaataatattatttacccATTAAATTACCTAATTTACATGTCTACTCTATaatatacttatttatttatttaatgtatCGGTCCAAACTCAAAACCTTGTTGGTACCAAAACCACAATCATCAGTTAATCATCAAGGTTAATCAACCAGATTCTCTGTTCTCTTTATAGTCTAAAACACATCTCATGAAAATAACAGATTTAAATGAACTTAACATGCTTACTAATAGCttaaagaaaatgattaatctaaagtttccttttatttactttaccaaatcagtaaaaaaaaatgaaaactatataaaaagcaAAACCTTTTTGAAAATGATTGCCACcgaatcacaaaacaaaaacaaaaaggcagGTTTAAGCCTCCTTTGGTTTCCCATTGTTGTTTGACAAAATTCGCTTTCCCTAATGATTTCACAAACACTTTCCTCTTTCACTCACACTTTAGTGGgggaaaaatgagaaaaatgaatacAGAGAAGCGACAGCAAACACGcactctcttctctcctttaacatcaatcatcaaaacaaaaaaccttctcaaaccTCTCCCCAAAAGCTTCACTCTAATGGCGTTTCCAATAAATCTAATCCAaacccttctcttcttcttcttcttcttcttcttctctcatcttcaTCTCTGTCTCGCTTCTTCATTCACTCCAACTGATAATTACCTTCTTAACTCTGGAGCTAACACCACCACATCTTTCTTCTCAATCCGTTCTTTTCTCAGCGACTCTTCAAACCCGGGCTCGAGTTTCCTCTCAACCGATCGATCCGTTTCGGTTTCTGACCCGAACCCATCTCCGGATTCACCCGTTTTATACCACACGGCTCGTGTTTTCCCCACCGGAGGAGGAGCATACAAATTCAAAGTCACCAGCAATGGCACTCACTTTATCCGTCTCCATTTCGCGCCTTTTAAAGCTTCGAGCTTTGACCTAAGGTCTGCGAAATTTCGAGTTTTGTTTAATGGGTTCTCCGTGATGAACAGTTTCGTTACTAGCTCCGTCGTGGTTAGAGAATTTGTACTCAAAATCGATGATCCTGTTTTAGAAGTTTCGTTTATCCCTCTTAAAGCTTCTGGATTTGGGTTTGTTAATGCGGTTGAAGTGTTTTCAGCACCTACTGATTTTATAATAGATCATGGTACTAAGCTTGTTATACCTAACTCAGCTCAAATCTTCAGTAACTTGTCATCTCAAGTTCTTGAGACTGTTCATAGAATCAACGTTGGTGGTTCGAAATTGACGCCCTTTAATGATACATTGTGGAGGACTTgggttgttgatgatgattatattCTCTTGAGAGCTGCTGCGAAACGTGCTTGGACTACTCATTCTCCTAATTATCAAAAAGGTGGTGCCACGAGAGAGATTGCTCCTGATAATGTTTACATGACTGCTCAGGAGATGAACCGAGATAATCAGGAGTTGCAGGCAAGGTTTAACATTAGTTGGGGGTTCCCTGTTGATTCGAAACAAGTTCTACATTTGGTTCGTTTGCATTTCTGCGATGTCGTGAGTACTTCGCTTAACCAGCTCTATTTCAATGTCTTTATCAATGATCATCTTGCGTATAAAGATGTTGATCTCTCCACGCTTAACTTCCATGTGCTTGCTTCTCCGTTGTACATTGATTTTGTTGCTGAGTCTGATCGTTCTGGAATGTTGAGGATTAGTGTTGGACCTTCTGATCTTAGTAATCCGTCTAGAGTTAATGCTCTATTGAATGGAGTTGAGATTATGAGGATTGTGAGCCCTGTGACTGTGAGTGTTAAAGAGGGATCTGGGAAAAGAAGTGTTGTTTGGATCGTGGTTGGCTCAGTTTTGGGAGGATTTGTGTTCTTGTCTCTACTCTTCTTGTGCGCTTTGTGCTTGTGCAGGCGTAAGAACACCAAGACCAGGAGTTCAGAGAGCACTGGATGGACACCATTGAGAAGGTTTAGAGGCAGTTCTAACAGTAGAACAACTGAGAGAACTGTTAGTTCTAGTGGCTATCAAACTCTGAGAATCTCTTTCGCGGAGTTACAATCCGGAACCAATAACTTTGACAAAAGTTTAGTAATCGGAGTTGGTGGATTTGGGATGGTCTTTAAAGGGTCTCTTAAAGACAACACCAGAGTAGCTGTGAAGAGAGGCTCGCCTGGTTCAAGACAGGGCTTACCAGAGTTTCTCTCTGAGATAACCATTCTCTCTAAGATCCGTCATCGCCATCTGGTTTCGCTTGTTGGATACTGCGAAGAACAGTCTGAGATGATTCTGGTTTATGAGTACATGGATAAAGGACCGCTCAAAAGTCACTTATACGGATCCACCAACCCGCCTTTATCTTGGAAACAACGTCTTGAGGTCTGCATTGGTGCAGCCAGAGGTCTTCATTACCTTCACACCGGTTCTTCGCAAGGAATCATCCACCGGGATATAAAATCCACCAATATCTTACTAGATAACAACTATGTAGCCAAAGTTGCAGACTTTGGACTCTCAAGATCAGGTCCTTGTATTGATGAGACACATGTGAGCACCGGTGTTAAAGGAAGCTTCGGATATCTTGATCCTGAATACTTCAGAAGACAACAGCTCACGGATAAATCCGATGTTTATTCATTTGGTGTTGTTCTATTCGAAGTTCTTTGCGCTAGACCA is from Camelina sativa cultivar DH55 chromosome 20, Cs, whole genome shotgun sequence and encodes:
- the LOC104770772 gene encoding probable receptor-like protein kinase At5g24010; protein product: MRKMNTEKRQQTRTLFSPLTSIIKTKNLLKPLPKSFTLMAFPINLIQTLLFFFFFFFFSHLHLCLASSFTPTDNYLLNSGANTTTSFFSIRSFLSDSSNPGSSFLSTDRSVSVSDPNPSPDSPVLYHTARVFPTGGGAYKFKVTSNGTHFIRLHFAPFKASSFDLRSAKFRVLFNGFSVMNSFVTSSVVVREFVLKIDDPVLEVSFIPLKASGFGFVNAVEVFSAPTDFIIDHGTKLVIPNSAQIFSNLSSQVLETVHRINVGGSKLTPFNDTLWRTWVVDDDYILLRAAAKRAWTTHSPNYQKGGATREIAPDNVYMTAQEMNRDNQELQARFNISWGFPVDSKQVLHLVRLHFCDVVSTSLNQLYFNVFINDHLAYKDVDLSTLNFHVLASPLYIDFVAESDRSGMLRISVGPSDLSNPSRVNALLNGVEIMRIVSPVTVSVKEGSGKRSVVWIVVGSVLGGFVFLSLLFLCALCLCRRKNTKTRSSESTGWTPLRRFRGSSNSRTTERTVSSSGYQTLRISFAELQSGTNNFDKSLVIGVGGFGMVFKGSLKDNTRVAVKRGSPGSRQGLPEFLSEITILSKIRHRHLVSLVGYCEEQSEMILVYEYMDKGPLKSHLYGSTNPPLSWKQRLEVCIGAARGLHYLHTGSSQGIIHRDIKSTNILLDNNYVAKVADFGLSRSGPCIDETHVSTGVKGSFGYLDPEYFRRQQLTDKSDVYSFGVVLFEVLCARPAVDPLLVREQVNLAEWAIEWQKKGMLDQIVDPNIADQIKPCSLKKFAETAEKCCADYGVDRPTIGDVLWNLEHVLQLQESGPLDKPEEVNGDDTGSGTARRGPYSGSNTERDSADDGTSGIISSSQVFSQLMTNAGR